One Setaria italica strain Yugu1 chromosome II, Setaria_italica_v2.0, whole genome shotgun sequence DNA segment encodes these proteins:
- the LOC101777520 gene encoding protein EGG APPARATUS-1 — translation MATAEAVVGNHESLGAKLDRLKEHAKDVASRHPVAGAAAVIAVGAVGAYLLWPVAAPAVAMMKAPGAGGALISRATFLAKKKLYFKLLHSAGAAAAVAAMV, via the coding sequence ATGGCCACCGCCGAAGCCGTAGTTGGCAACCACGAGTCCCTCGGCGCGAAGCTCGACCGCCTCAAGGAGCACGCCAAAGACGTGGCCTCCAGGCACCCCGtcgcgggagcggcggccgtCATCGCCGTCGGCGCGGTGGGCGCCTACCTCCTGTGGCCCGTGGCGGCCCCGGCCGTCGCCATGATGAAGGCGcccggagccggcggcgcgctcATCTCCCGCGCCACGTTCCTGGCCAAGAAGAAGCTCTACTTCAAGCTCCTGCACTCCgccggcgctgcggcggcggtagcTGCCATGGTGTAG